Proteins from a genomic interval of Trichoderma breve strain T069 chromosome 2, whole genome shotgun sequence:
- a CDS encoding redoxin domain-containing protein: protein MAFRSSFRRIALARPATVARGFHSTPRVLVRKGDEIPSLEVFENSAASKVNLAEEFQKGNGYIIGVPGAFTGTCSGTHIPSYINHPNLKQAGQVFVVAVNDPFVMKAWQDQLDPAGETGIRFVADPTAEFTKALDLGFDDAAAIFGGLRSKRYALKVEDGKVTATFVEPDSTGTAVSMAEQVLN from the exons ATGGCGTTCCGCTCGTCTTTCCGTCGCATTGCCCTGGCCCGCCCCGCTACCGTTGCGCGTGGCTTTCACTCGACGCCCCGAGTCCTTGTCAGGAAGGGTGACGAGATCCCCAGTCTTGAAGTGTTCGAGAACTCGGCCGCCAGTAAGGTGAACCTGGCCGAGGAATTCCAGAAGGGCAACGGATACATTATTGGCGTTCCCGGAGCTTTCACCGGCACCTGTTCTGGCACGCACATTCCGTCATACATCAACCACCCCAACCTCAAGCAGGCTGGCCAGgtcttcgtcgtcgccgtcaatGACCCCTTTGT TATGAAGGCATGGCAAGACCAGCTGGATCCCGCTGGCGAGACTGGA ATTCGGTTCGTTGCCGATCCCACCGCTGAATTCACAAAGGCCCTTGACCTCGgatttgatgatgctgctgctatcttTGGAGGTCTCCGAAGCAAGCGCTATGCCTTGAAAGTGGAGGACGGCAAGGTCACAGCGACCTTTGTCGAGCCAGACAGCACTGGCACAGCCG TGTCAATGGCCGAACAGGTTCTCAACTAA
- a CDS encoding IBR domain, a half RING-finger domain-containing protein: MDSEEEYLSSSDELMPDDSGDEMSGAEDFDEDDFDEPDPDFGLSAKDLDKKKVAAHAVSFKVFEPSDIRRQQDDMMNDVNMILDMNKEDAAIMLRHFRWNKERLLEDYMDRPEKVLEAAGLNSNTSSLPKLQAVPGFCGHRYCVDCYRHYLTQKIQDEGESARIQCPSNGCGRILDSRSLDLLVTPELTDRYHELLNRTYVEDKDTFKWCPAPDCPNAIECGVKKKDLDKIVPTVESPCDLVKRWLKKCADDSETANWISAHTKECPKCSSTIEKNGGCNHMTCRKCKYEFCWMCMGLWSEHGTSWYNCNRYEEKSGAEARDAQTKSRTSLERYLHYYNRYANHEQSAKLDKDIAQKTEKKMVQLQTTSGMSWIEVQYLNSASQALQTCRQTLKWTYAFAFYLAKNNLTEIFEDNQKDLEMAVENLSEMFEKPIQELSDPKLKVDIMDKTSYCNKRRVILLEDTAENLAKAKWTFNADLMTGSTVLLNKR, encoded by the exons ATGGATTCCGAGGAAGAGTATCTGTCAAGCTCCGATGAGCTGATGCCAGACGATAGCGGCGATGAAATGTCCGGTGCTGAAG ATTttgacgaggatgacttCGACGAACCAGACCCCGATTTCGGCCTCTCCGCGAAAGATctcgacaagaagaaggtagCCGCTCACGCGGTATCCTTCAAAGTCTTCGAGCCGTCCGACATTAGGCGCCAGCAGGATGACATGATGAACGATGTCAACATGATCCTTGATATGAACAAGGAagatgccgccatcatgtTACGCCACTTTCGATGGAACAAGGAAAGACTATTAGAAGACTACATGGACAGGCCAGAAAAGGTCCTAGAGGCTGCCGGCCTGAACAGTAACACTTCTAGCCTGCCTAAGTTGCAAGCCGTCCCCGGCTTT TGTGGCCACCGCTACTGCGTTGACTGTTACCGCCACTATCTTACCCAGAAAATCCAAGACGAGGGCGAGTCTGCCAGGATCCAGTGTCCGTCAAATGGATGCGGCCGTATTCTAGACTCACGGTCGCTTGACCTCCTAGTTACGCCAGAGTTGACTGATCGCTACCATGAACTGCTTAACCGCACATACGTGGAGGACAAGGATACGTTCAAGTGGTGCCCGGCCCCAGACTGCCCCAACGCCATAGAATGCGgagtcaagaagaaggacttGGACAAGATTGTCCCTACTGTGGAGT CACCCTGCGATTTGGTCAAGCGATGGCTGAAGAAATGTGCCGACGACTCCGAGACGGCGAACTGGATTTCCGCCCACACGAAGGAGTGTCCCAAGTGTAGCTCGACGATCGAGAAAAACGGCGGATGCAACCACATGACTTGCCGCAAGTGCAAGTATGAATTCTGCTGGATGTGTATGGGACTCTGGTCTGAGCACGGCACTAGTTGGTACAACTGCAACAGgtatgaagaaaagagcggAGCAGAGGCTAGAGATGCGCAAACCAAATCTCGCACGTCTTTGGAGCGTTATTTGCACTACTACAACAGATATGCCAACCATGAGCAGTCTGCAAAGCTCGACAAAGACATCGCACagaagacggaaaagaaaatggtGCAGCTTCAGACGACATCAGGCATGTCCTGGATCGAAGTGCAGTATCTCAACTCGGCATCTCAGGCGCTTCAGACATGCAGACAGACTCTCAAATGGACTTATGCTTTTGCATTCTATCTGGCGAAGAACAACTTGACAGAAATATTTGAAGACAACCAAAAGGATCTCGAGATGGCCGTCGAGAACTTGTCTGAGATGTTCGAGAAGCCTATCCAAGAGCTATCCGACCCAAAGCTCAAGGTCGATATCATGGATAAGACCTCCTACTGCAACAAGAGACGTGTCATTTTGCTGGAAGACACTGCTGAGAATCTTGCAAAGG CTAAATGGACTTTCAACGCCGATCTCATGACAGGATCAACAGTGTTGCTTAACAAGCGTTGA
- a CDS encoding XPG i-region domain-containing protein: protein MGVSGLLPLLKSIQKPTELKKFNGETLAVDGYGWLHRAAYSCAVELGQGKPTKKFINAALHRVKMLKHFGVTPYMVFDGDFLPSKAATEASRAKKREEKLRLANEYLKAGKSSQAAQEFQKCIDITPEMASALIQQLRKMDIPYVVAPYEADAQLVYLERHGFVDGIISDDSDLLVFGAKRLLTKLDQYGNCIEINRRDFCACREISLTGWSDTEFRRMAIMSGCDYLNGLPGVGLKTAYRMLRKTKSPERIVRLLQFEGKRVSENYLTLFYQAELTFLHQWVFCPTKKELVHLTELDGTRTAEEMPFIGSHVEPEMACKIANGDVNPITKLPITLPATPSKRRHSQSAAAADASGRPLSKPINSYFKGHDRIPMAEMDANCFSVDPQRLSQITSEGAVPRLTQPAPRTSPRLNRRRTEPISKASSRPPKKARLCDDSFDADADGSPKKSRFFPAKKALRKSPRKANSDVYLMLSDDSLDEALNNLPDIEGWASGPPKRGVSIFSDKQKDLPPSQPESISQQDSVQTDTKEPGHTSQPETPDETPESSVDASTSLPKLPDSTPQIARTPPRTRTSLSRFSYSSKSTDTPASTTSQHSSVFSAASTVSTAPSTARARQTPLQRMRAWALKTPSSPTLPVPRKDVGESPSAKGPVEPERIPLPKVDLNEMEALNKPCGSEDQIIPDSDEEEEEADEEEAKLPTKKLNLARFAYS, encoded by the exons ATGGGTGTATCAG GCCTTCTGCCGCTTCTCAAGTCGATCCAGAAGCCGACAGAGCTGAAAAAGTTCAATGGAGAGACTCTGGCCGTAGACGGTTATGGATGGCTGCACCGGGCTGCCTATTCGTGTGCCGTTGAGCTCGGTCAAGGAAAGCCTACCAAGAA GTTTATCAATGCGGCTCTGCATAGGGTTAAGATGCTGAAGCATTTCGGCGTCACCCCCTACATGGTATTTGACGGCGACTTTCTCCCTAGCAAGGCTGCTACCGAGGCCTCTCGTGCTAAAAAGCGAGAGGAAAAACTCAGGCTTGCCAACGAATATCTCAAGGCCGGAAAGTCCTCTCAGGCAGCCCAGGAATTCCAGAAATGCATTGACATCACTCCCGAAATGGCGTCTGCCCTGATTCAGCAGCTGAGAAAGATGGATATTCCCTATGTCGTGGCCCCATATGAAGCAGATGCTCAACTCGTGTACCTCGAGCGTCACGGCTTCGTCGATGGTATTATTTCAGATGACTCAGATCTGCTCGTCTTTGGAGCAAAGCGGCTGTTAACCAAGTTGGATCAATACGGAAACTGCATTGAGATTAACCGGCGTGACTTCTGTGCCTGCCGTGAGATTTCTTTGACCGGCTGGAGCGACACTGAGTTTCGGCGAATGGCGATCATGAGTGGCTGTGATTATCTTAATGGCCTTCCAGGGGTAGGGCTGAAAACAGCATACCGGATGCTGCGAAAGACAAAGTCTCCTGAGCGCATCGTCCGCTTGCTACAATTCGAGGGGAAACGAGTGTCAGAGAACTACCTGACTCTGTTCTACCAGGCGGAGCTCACATTTTTACATCAATGGGTATTCTGCCCTACCAAGAAAGAGTTGGTTCATCTCACAGAATTGGATGGGACACGCACAGCGGAAGAAATGCCCTTTATTGGATCTCACGTTGAGCCGGAGATGGCTTGCAAAATCGCAAATGGCGATGTAAATCCCATCACGAAACTACCAATCACTCTGCCCGCCACGCCTTCCAAGCGGAGGCATTCTCAGAGCGCTGCGGCCGCTGATGCTTCGGGTCGTCCGCTTTCCAAGCCCATCAATTCATATTTCAAGGGGCATGATCGGATACCTATGGCCGAGATGGACGCCAATTGTTTTTCCGTCGACCCTCAACGACTTTCGCAAATTACATCCGAGGGAGCCGTTCCACGA TTGACGCAACCAGCTCCACGGACATCGCCTCGTCTGAATCGACGGCGTACTGAGCCAATCTCTA AGGCCTCGAGCCGGCCTCCCAAGAAGGCACGTCTGTGTGACGACTCGTTTGATGCTGACGCAGACGGGTCACCAAAGAAGAGTCGGTTCTTCCCTGCCAAGAAAGCACTCAGAAAGAGCCCACGGAAGGCAAACAGCGACGTATATCTGATGTTATCAGATGACTCTCTAGATGAAGCGCTCAACAATCTACCCGATATTGAAGGCTGGGCGTCTGGACCGCCAAAGAGAGGTGTTTCGATATTTTCcgacaagcaaaaagatCTGCCTCCTAGTCAGCCCGAAAGTATCAGTCAACAGGACTCTGTTCAGACAGATACAAAGGAACCTGGCC acaccagccagccagaaACCCCCGATGAAACTCCCGAGTCTTCGGTCGATGCTTCTACGTCTCTTCCAAAGCTGCCAGATTCAACGCCTCAAATCGCTCGCACTCCCCCCCGAACTCGAACCAGCTTATCTCGCTTTTCATATTCCTCCAAATCTACGGATACACCGGCGTCAACAACGTCACAACACTCATCAGTATTCAGCGCTGCCTCTACAGTATCTACCGCGCCCTCTACAGCCCGAGCGAGGCAAACGCCCCTTCAACGCATGAGAGCGTGGGCGCTCAAaactccatcatctccaacacTACCCGTGCCGCGAAAAGATGTCGGCGAGAGCCCGAGCGCCAAAGGACCAGTCGAACCTGAGCGTATCCCACTCCCCAAGGTAGACTTGAATGAAATGGAGGCGCTGAATAAGCCGTGCGGAAGCGAAGACCAAATCATCCCCGATagtgacgaggaagaggaggaggcagatgaggaggaggccaagcttCCTACCAAAAAACTCAACCTTGCCCGCTTCGCTTATTCCTAA
- a CDS encoding translation machinery-associated protein 16 domain-containing protein has translation MPSTLQKIRKHISKKRNGEVNALHEKSRDSLRLHKAGVRDQRLEKLAAARSKREQPIVERVTFFQQNVREQGAEPLEVAAVQALIHTYVHQYDEEYDAVKKTRRAGRPASTKEDLLKMKISALEEEYTKGFLIPDITTAENVKLLDAWEGSWAYLTAIPWIKVTTTGNIRKAELPSKAIN, from the exons ATGCCTAGCACACTTCAGAAGATACGCAAGCATAtctccaagaagcgcaatGGAGAGGTAAACGCCCTGCATGAAAAGTCCAGAGACTCTCTGAGACTACACAAGGCCGGAGTGAGAGACCAGAGGCTGGAGAAACTTGCTGCGGCGAGGAGCAAGCGAGAACAACCCATTG TGGAACGTGTTACATTTTTCCAACAGAATGTGAGAGAGCAAGGTGCCGAACCTCTCGAAGTTGCTGCTGTCCAAGCGCTTATCCACAC ATATGTGCATCAGTACGATGAAGAGTACGATGCTGTGAAGAAAACCCGCCGCGCTGGACGGCCCGCCAGTACTAAGGAAGAtcttctgaagatgaaaatatCTGCACTTGAGGAAGAGTATACCAAAGGATTCC TGATTCCTGATATTACGACGGCTGAAAACGTCAAGCTTTTGGATGCTTGGGAAGGCTCTTGGGCATATCTTACCGCTATCCCCTGGATCAAAGTCACGACTACCGGCAACATTCGCAAAGCTGAGCTGCCCTCAAAAGCTATAAACTGA
- a CDS encoding mitochondrial glycoprotein domain-containing protein, translated as MLSLRTIARSVPRTISRAAGASLRSSAIARPSFARTPAIKLLPTRAAAFSTTVRRSKEDDIEVDEALSAKLESEIQIEEDIKANEQQPTSIKDFLDNSPFELIDTPGQEVVKLTRSYGEEKITISFSIADITNFDPYSEDMFEEDELPEESLQSDKQQNPDDSLEGDVDEETGAPINLSILIEKPGKTNGALNIDATARDGEIQVDNMFFYEDAKVARIDSPEAAQKRADVYPGPPFGSLDEDLQVLMERFLEERGINETLAAFVPDYVDAKEQQEYLRWLKNVRTFVDA; from the exons ATGCTTTCCCTCAGAACAATTGCGCGATCTGTCCCGCGAACCATCAGCCGTGCGGCCGGTGCTTCCCTGCGCTCATCCGCCATTGCCCGCCCCAGCTTCGCCAGAACCCCCGCCATCAAGCTGTTGCCCACCCGAGCTGCCGCATTCTCAACCACCGTCCGCCgaagcaaagaagatgatatCGAGGTCGACGAGGCTCTCTCTGCCAAGCTGGAGAGCGAGATCCAGATCGAggaggatatcaaggccAATGAGCAGCAGCCTACGAGCATCAAGGACTTCCTCGACAACAGCCCATTCGAGCTGATTGATACTCCTGGCCAGGAGGTCGTCAAGCTGACCCGCAGCTACGGCGAAGAGAA GATCACCATTAGCTTCTCCATCGCCGACATCACCAACTTCGACCCCTACTCCGAGGACATgttcgaggaggatgagctCCCCGAGGAGTCCCTCCAGTCCGACAAGCAGCAGAACCCCGACGACAGCCTCGAGGGCGATGTCGATGAGGAGACTGGCGCACCCATCAACCTCTCCATCCTGATCGAGAAGCCCGGCAAGACCAACGGCGCCCTCAACATCGATGCTACCGCCCGCGATGGCGAGATCCAAGTCGACAACATGTTCTTCTACGAGGACGCCAAGGTCGCTCGCATCGACTCCCCTGAGGCCGCCCAGAAGCGTGCCGACGTCTACCCCGGACCTCCTTTCGGCAGCCTCGACGAGGACCTGCAGGTGCTGATGGAGCGCTTCCTGGAGGAGCGTGGCATCAATGAGACTCTGGCTGCTTTTGTCCCCGATTACGTCGATGCcaaggagcagcaggagTACCTTCGATGGCTCAAGAACGTCCGAACTTTTGTTGACGCATAA
- a CDS encoding oxysterol-binding protein domain-containing protein, whose translation MSSSPPSPPAAATPDEPHNEGSKLRTFLGILRKFIGVTDLASVRFSLPSQLLEPTPNLEYWTYLDAPNAFVAIGTSDEPLDRMLEVIRFWLTKDLKYAKGKPCKPYNSCLGEFFRCNWETEDNAPRINTLDLQTPTAPGSSSSSIKGAAANLKAASKSENSSSSVSLSVPQHGTPSDEAGPLLRISYLTEQTSHHPPVSAFHVTCPEKGITARGFDQITAKFTGTSVKVLPGEHNMGIFISLEKRNNETYQLTHPAAHLGGLFRGTLSVSVSEMAYITCPDTKIKAILHYVEEGWLGRTTNKIDGVIFKYDPENDDKTRVQDVPDEDVLARLSGPWKEKVVFSLGPRPMKTVPVEEQHVIIDIIPLNVAPKVIPPKEQMLPNESLRLWGGVTEAILAKQFSKATEVKVALEEAQREKARKREQNKETWQPVFFEHVVGNGGKPDLTEKGKQVLERAQKSDWSLDGIVE comes from the exons ATGTcgtcatcaccgccatcaccgccagcCGCTGCGACGCCGGACGAACCCCATAACGAGGGATCCAAGTTGCGCACTTTCTTGGGCATCTTGAGAAA ATTCATCGGGGTCACGGACCTCGCCTCCGTTCgattctctctcccctcccaacTCCTGGAGCCAACTCCAAATCTCGAGTACTGGACCTACCTCGATGCACCCAACGCTTTCGTCGCCATCGGCACATCCGACGAGCCCCTCGACCGAATGCTTGAAGTGATTCGCTTCTGGCTTACAAAGGATCTGAAATATGCAAAGGGAAAGCCTTGCAAGCCGTACAACTCGTGTCTCGGCGAGTTCTTCCGG TGCAACTGGGAGACAGAAGATAACGCTCCAAGGATAAACACCCTCGACCTTCAGACCCCCACTGCCCCGGGATCAAGCTCGAGTTCCATCAAGGGAGCGGCTGCCAACTTGAAGGCGGCTTCTAAGAGCGAGAATAGCTCCTCTTCAGTGTCCTTATCGGTCCCTCAACATGGTACGCCTTCGGACGAAGCAGGCCCGCTCCTCCGCATTTCATACCTCACCGAGCAAACATCACATCACCCTCCCGTAAGCGCCTTCCATGTTACCTGTCCCGAAAAGGGCATCACTGCTAGAGGCTTCGACCAGATCACTGCCAAATTTACCGGCACATCTGTCAAAGTTCTTCCTGGCGAGCACAACATGGGCATCTTCATTTCCTTGGAGAAGCGAAACAACGAGACTTACCAGTTGACGCATCCCGCTGCCCATCTCGGCGGTCTCTTCCGCGGAACGTTGAGCGTATCCGTGAGCGAGATGGCATACATCACATGTCCCGAtaccaagatcaaggccattcTCCACTACGTCGAGGAGGGTTGGTTGGGCCGAACGACCAACAAAATTGATGGCGTCATTTTCAAGTATGACCCCGAGAACGATGACAAGACCCGAGTCCAGGATGTTCCGGATGAGGATGTCCTGGCTAGGCTGAGCGGTCCCTGGAAGGAGAAGGTTGTCTTTTCACTGGGCCCCAGACCTATG AAAACTGTTCCCGTTGAAGAACAGCACGTCATCATTGACATTATCCCACTGAACGTTGCTCCCAAGGTCATCCCGCCAAAGGAGCAGATGCTGCCCAATGAATCACTCCGCCTGTGGGGAGGCGTCACCGAGGCTATCCTCGCCAAGCAATTTTCCAAGGCAACCGAAGTAAAGGTGGCCTTGGAGGAAGCCCAGCGAGAAAAAGCTCGGAAGCGGGAGCAGAACAAGGAGACCTGGCAGCCTGTCTTCTTCGAACACGTCGTCGGCAATGGCGGCAAGCCCGACCTCACagagaagggaaagcaaGTTCTGGAGCGGGCCCAGAAAAGCGATTGGAGCCTCGACGGCATTGTAGAGtag
- a CDS encoding tubulin binding cofactor C domain-containing protein: MASTVDPKEKFYRHFRDSIEVLQDQIGQLAHLSSIGGERQEATDHILAGISKLQNEVADAAEFTPAYDRRQYSDAIKSLQDKLNETIAKVAPKSRFQFRRTGTDHVDMGAPENDPRLNPGSLSRRPHSPKSAPGAARSISEEARDTVGELPSQGKDYNEELAKPDASSIRKPSFSAAQSIGISDQTGLHIILPSSASRATAAGWLRDLKDCVIDLSIPTAQGAPFPGLILKNIDRCLIVAGRVNGPIHINDVSNSTLVVIARQVRIHDCKNVNIYLHCASHPIIEDCTGMRFAPLPSCYQTESDKSTENQWDQVDDFKWLKTTQSPNWTTLSEAQRLDEEVWTKIVPGQPGGSVEKILAKVGIPPK, from the exons ATGGCTTCGACCGTGGACCCCAAGGAAAAGTTCTATCGTCACTTTCGTGACAGCATCGAAG TTCTTCAAGATCAGATTGGTCAATTAGCCCATCTATCTTCCATTGGAGGCGAGCGACAAGAGGCTACAGACCACATCCTGGCTGGCATCAGCAAGCTGCAGAATGAGGTTGCCGATGCCGCCGAATTCACCCCAGCATACGATCGACGCCAGTACTCAGAT GCAATCAAAAGCCTCCAAGATAAGCTCAACGAGACGATTGCCAAAGTAGCACCAAAGTCACGCTTCCAGTTTAGGCGCACTGGAACCGACCACGTTGACATGGGAGCACCCGAAAACGACCCGCGGTTGAACCCGGGCAGCTTATCCCGACGCCCTCACAGTCCAAAAAGTGCACCTGGAGCAGCGAGAAGCATATCGGAGGAGGCTCGGGATACCGTTGGCGAGCTGCCATCACAGGGGAAAGATTACAACGAGGAGCTAGCAAAGCCCGATGCCTCATCCATCCGAAAGCccagcttctctgctgctcAGAGTATCGGTATCTCGGACCAAACTGGCCTTCACATTATCCTTCCATCCTCTGCTTCGCGAGCCACCGCAGCAGGCTGGCTGCGGGACCTGAAAGACTGCGTTATTGACCTTTCAATACCCACAGCCCAAGGAGCACCATTCCCCGGACTCATTCTCAAGAATATCGACAGATGTCTTATCGTGGCCGGTAGGGTAAATGGACCCATACACATCAACGATGTGTCCAATAGCACTTTGGTCGTTATAGCGCGACAGGTTCGGATTCATGACTGCAAAAACGTCAATATCTATTTGCACTGCGCTAGCCACCCCATTATTGAAGACTGCACAGGCATGCGCtttgctcctcttccttcgtGTTAT CAAACCGAGTCCGATAAATCGACAGAGAATCAGTGGGACCAGGTTGATGATTTCAAATGGTTGAAAACAACCCAAAGTCCCAATTGGACCACTCTATCAGAAGCCCAGAGGCTTGACGAGGAGGTTTGGACCAAGATTGTGCCGGGTCAGCCAGGCGGCAGTGTCGAAAAAATTCTGGCCAAGGTTGGCATTCCGCCGAAATAA
- a CDS encoding RNA polymerase II transcription mediator complex subunit 9 domain-containing protein, producing MASELPALSLPSTLSPDDLDSLSELSIVLAKVRAGLQSSTGLTTGATPGGPSSSGQQLSFKDVPGATDKLKHKLQHARAQVRALPDMDRSIEEQRAEIKELETRIEMQRALLEKLRESGVQFSKDAYATGDKMEL from the coding sequence ATGGCTTCAGAGCTACCAGCACTCTCTCTGCCTTCGACGCTGTCCCCCGATGATCTCGACTCTCTGTCGGAGCTGTCCATTGTCCTAGCAAAAGTTCGCGCTGGACTCCAGTCCTCTACTGGCCTCACGACAGGAGCTACTCCTGGCgggccaagcagcagcggccagCAGCTCTCTTTTAAGGACGTACCTGGTGCTACGGATAAGCTCAAGCACAAATTGCAGCACGCCAGGGCACAGGTTCGCGCGTTGCCAGACATGGATCGCTCCATCGAAGAGCAAAGGGCCGAAATTAAAGAGCTCGAAACGCGAATTGAGATGCAGCGTGCTTTGTTAGAAAAACTCCGCGAGAGCGGCGTACAGTTTAGCAAAGATGCATACGCTACTGGAGACAAGATGGAActgtga
- a CDS encoding metalloenzyme superfamily domain-containing protein, with translation MSKTEQKACLIVIDGWGIPSDESPKDGDAIAAAETPVMDELSKSETGFTELDASSLAVGLPEGLMGNSEVGHLNIGAGRVVWQDVVRIDQTIKKDEFADNEVLKKTLEGAASGNGRLHLCGLVSHGGVHSKQTHLYAILKAAKKYNVPKVFIHFFGDGRDTDPKSGGGYMEELVDFIKELGLGQIATVVGRYYAMDRDKRWERVEVALKGLILGEGEATEDPVATIKARYELEGKENRDEFFTPIIVGGDEGRIKDDDTVFFFNYRSDRARQITQVLGDVDRSVLPDFPYPKINKLVTMTRYKTDYPFDVAFEPQKMDNVLAEWLGKQNVEQVHIAETEKYAHVTFFFNGGVEKVFPLETRDQDQDLVPSNKSVATYDQAPEMSADGVADQVAKRLAEQKFPFVMNNFAPPDMVGHTGVYEAAIVGCAATDKAIGKILDACKKEGYILFITADHGNAEEMKFSDGKPKTSHTTNKVPFIMANAPEGWSLKKQGGVLGDVAPTILAAMGLPQPEEMTGESLLAKDLKRSAE, from the exons ATGTCCAAGACAGAGCAAAAGGCCTGCCTCA TCGTCATTGATGGCTGGGGCATCCCCTCCGACGAGAGCCccaaggatggcgatgccattgCGGCTGCCGAGACGCCCGTCATGGATGAGCTTTCCAAGAGCGAGACTGGATTCACCGAGCTCGACGCCTCATCGCTGGCGGTGGGACTGCCTGAAGGATTGATGGGTAACTCTGAGGTCGGCCACTTGAACATTGGCGCTGGACGTGTTGTCTGGCAGGATGTCGTCCGCATCGACCAGACCATCAAGAAGGACGAGTTCGCCGACAACGAAGTTCTCAAGAAGACACTCGAGGGTGCTGCAAGTGGCAATGGCCGTCTGCACCTCTGCGGCTTGGTTTCTCACGGCGGTGTG CACTCCAAGCAGACACATCTGTATGCCAtcctcaaggctgccaagaagtACAATGTCCCCAAGGTCTTCATCCACTTCTTCGGCGACGGCCGTGATACCGACCCCAAGTCTGGTGGAGGTTACATGGAAGAGCTGGtcgacttcatcaaggagctcggccttggccagaTTGCCACCGTTGTCGGCCGGTACTATGCTATGGACCGTGATAAGCGATGGGAGCGTGTCGAGGTTGCTCTTAAGGGTCTCATTctgggcgagggcgaggcgaCTGAGGACCCGGTTGCTACTATCAAGGCTCGATATGAGCTCGAAGGCAAGGAGAACAGAGATGAGTTCTTTACCCCCATTATTgttggcggcgatgagggcCGTATCAAGG ATGACGacactgtcttcttcttcaactacCGATCTGATCGCGCACGACAAATCACCCAGGTGCTCGGTGATGTTGACCGATCTGTCCTGCCCGACTTCCCTTACCCCAAGATCAACAAGCTTGTTACCATGACCCGATACAAGACTGATTACCCCTTCGACGTCGCCTTTGAGCCCCAAAAGATGGACAACGTCCTGGCCGAGTGGCTTGGAAAGCAAAACGTGGAGCAAGTCCACATCGCCGAGACTGAAAAGTACGCCCAtgtcaccttcttcttcaacggtGGTGTTGAAAAGGTCTTCCCTCTCGAGACTCGTGACCAGGACCAGGACCTTGTTCCTTCCAACAAATCGGTCGCGACCTACGACCAAGCCCCCGAGATGTCTGCAGACGGAGTGGCGGACCAGGTTGCCAAGCGTCTGGCGGAGCAGAAGTTCCCCTTTGTCATGAACAACTTTGCTCCTCCCGACATGGTTGGCCACACTGGTGTTTACGAGGCTGCCATTGTTGGCTGTGCCGCCACCGACAAGGCCATTGGAAAGATTCTGGACGCATGCAAGAAAGAGGGGTACATCCTGTTCATCACTGCCGATCACGGCAATGCCGAGGAGATGAAATTCTCCGATGGAAAGCCCAAGACTAGCCACACTACCAACAAGGTGCcgttcatcatggccaatgCTCCCGAAGGATGGAGCCTAAAGAAGCAGGGTGGTGTCCTTGGCGATGTTGCCCCTACTATTTTGGCTGCCATGGGATTGCCCCAGCCTGAGGAGATGACGGGCGAGTCCCTCCTTGCAAAGGACCTTAAGAGGAGTGCTGAGTAA